A single region of the Streptobacillus ratti genome encodes:
- a CDS encoding FAD-dependent oxidoreductase yields MKIGIVGAGASGILCAIYAAQRGHDVVIFERKDRMLKKVLVTGNGTCNFTNINAGYDNYFAIEEKIDEKIFNEY; encoded by the coding sequence ATGAAAATAGGAATAGTTGGAGCAGGAGCTTCAGGAATATTATGTGCAATTTATGCCGCACAAAGAGGACATGATGTTGTAATATTTGAAAGAAAAGATAGAATGTTAAAAAAAGTATTAGTTACAGGTAATGGTACATGTAATTTTACAAATATTAATGCAGGATATGATAACTATTTTGCTATAGAAGAAAAAATAGATGAAAAAATATTTAATGAATATA